One window of Pieris napi chromosome 1, ilPieNapi1.2, whole genome shotgun sequence genomic DNA carries:
- the LOC125055274 gene encoding uncharacterized protein LOC125055274 produces the protein MSKKGNLNVVEELYNQIPAFTDVFSEDTFYIFVVLFVMSTFLVAFILSRFVTIKPIEK, from the coding sequence atGTCCAAAAAAGGAAACCTTAATGTTGTAGAAGAACTATATAATCAAATTCCAGCGTTTACTGATGTCTTTTCAGAAGATACTTTCTATATATTTGTTGTACTTTTTGTGATGTCTACATTTTTGGTTGCCTTTATTTTATCTAGATTTGTTACTATAAAAcccatagaaaaataa
- the LOC125055264 gene encoding uncharacterized protein LOC125055264, with the protein MSIPYSGTFRRSGGVVSAIGKQLKAVNLKAARRITVKFDPFSENVTHTRNFLHYISSPKIALTNPNCILKTEIVCDRSEPTVDISILPSIAESASLKSVTLKSGNLTCLELLKLLNKHISSLAPPEQIITPTKLEKKKGKKK; encoded by the exons ATGTCCATCCCCTACAGTGGAACTTTCAGGAGATCCGGAGGTGTAGTTTCTGCTATTGGAAAACAATTAAAAGCTGTTAATCTAAAAGCTGCCAGGAGAATCACAGTCAAATTTGATCCTTTTAGTGAGAACGTAACTCATACGAG gaatTTCTTGCACTATATTAGTTCACCAAAGATAGCATTGACAAATCccaattgtattttaaaaacggaAATTGTCTGTGATAGAAGTGAACCTACGGTGGATATAAGCATTTTACCATCAATAGCAG AATCGGCAAGTTTGAAAAGTGTCACATTAAAGAGTGGTAATTTAACATGTTTGGAGTTGTTAAAACTGCTTAACAAACACATTTCATCATTAGCACCCCCAGAACAAATTATAACACCAACTAAattagagaaaaaaaaaggaaagaaaaagtaa
- the LOC125055228 gene encoding protein argonaute-2 isoform X1 produces MYPVGQPPAGEASAGAVGVTGVASATPGATATSPGAVSVAATTGAVPAGVATATGGLSLVSPVAPTPDMPDVLTCPRRPNLGHEGRPIMLRANHFQISMPRGFVHHYDVNIQPDKCPRKVNRDIVDTMVHCYNKIFGTLKPVFDGRNNLYTRDPLPIGNDRVELEVILPGEGKDRVFRVTIKWVAQVSLFALEEALEGRTRQIPYDAILALDVVMRHLPSMMYTPVGRSFFSSPEGYYHPLGGGREVWFGFHQSVRPSQWKMMLNIDVSATAFYKAQPVIEFMCEVLDIRDINDQRKPLTDSQRVKFTKEIKGLKIEITHCGTMKRKYRVCNVTRRPAQMQSFPLQLENGQTVECTVAKYFLDKYKMKLRYPHLPCLQVGQEHKHTYLPLEVCNIVPGQRCIKKLTDMQTSTMIKATARSAPDREREINNLVRRANFNTDLYVKEFGLTISNNMMEVRGRVLPSPKLQYGGRVSSLGGQQALPNQGVWDMRGKQFFMGVEIRVWAIACFAPQRTVREDALKNFTQQLQRISNDAGMPIIGQPCFCKYATGPDQVEPMFKYLKSTFVQLQLVVVVLPGKTPVYAEVKRVGDTVLGMATQCVQAKNVNKTSPQTLSNLCLKINVKLGGINSILVPSIRPKVFNEPVIFLGVDVTHPPAGDNKKPSIAAVVGSMDAHPSRYAATVRVQQHSENDRQEIVHELSSMVQELLLMFYKSTGGFKPHRIIMYRDGISEGQFIHVLQHELTAVREACIKLEAEYKPGITFIVVQKRHHTRLFCADKREQSGKSGNIPAGTTVDLGITHPTEFDFYLCSHQGIQGTSRPSHYHVLWDDNHFGSDELQCLTYQLCHTYVRCTRSVSIPAPAYYAHLVAFRARYHLVEKEHDSGEGSHQSACSEDRTPGAMARAITVHAATKKVMYFA; encoded by the exons ATGTACCCCGTTGGTCAAC CTCCAGCGGGGGAGGCGAGTGCAGGGGCGGTAGGAGTTACAGGTGTTGCGAGTGCTACACCTGGAGCAACTGCGACAAGTCCTGGTGCTGTCAGCGTAGCTGCTACAACTGGAGCGGTTCCTGCTGGCGTGGCCACGGCGACTGGAGGCTTATCACTCGTTTCGCCTGTCGCCCCTACACCAGACATGCCAGATGTTCTTACCTGTCCACGGCGACCTAACTTGGGTCATGAAGGCCGTCCTATTATGCTTCGTGCCAATCATTTTCAAATATCCATGCCTAGAGGATTTGTACATCACTATGATGTAAATATTCAACCAGATAAATGTCCAAGAAAG gtCAATAGAGACATTGTTGACACTATGGtacattgttataataaaatatttggtaCTTTAAAACCAGTTTTTGATGGtagaaacaatttatacacAAGAGATCCTCTGCCAATTGGTAATGATAGAGTTGAATTAGAAGTCATTTTACCAGGAGAAGGTAAAGATAGAGTGTTTCGAGTGACTATTAAATGGGTTGCGCAG GTGTCATTATTTGCATTAGAAGAGGCACTAGAAGGTCGGACAAGACAGATACCTTATGATGCAATTCTTGCTTTGGATGTTGTGATGAGGCATTTACCCTCCATGATGTATACACCAGTGGGAAGATCATTTTTTTCATCACCAGAAGGATACTATCATCCACTTGGTGGAGGTCGTGAAGTATGGTTTGGTTTCCACCAGTCTGTTAGACCCAGTCAATGGAAAATGATGTTGAACATTGATG TGTCGGCAACTGCATTTTACAAAGCTCAGCCAGTTATAGAATTTATGTGTGAAGTGTTGGATATAAGAGATATTAATGACCAAAGAAAACCACTGACAGACTCTCAAAGAGTTAAgtttacaaaagaaataaaaggccTCAAAATTGAAATTACTCATTGTGGTACAATGAAACGAAAGTACAGAGTTTGTAATGTGACAAGAAGACCTGCTCAAATGCAATC ATTTCCATTACAATTAGAAAATGGACAAACAGTAGAATGTACTGTAGCTAAATACTTcctagataaatataaaatgaagcTAAGATACCCACATTTGCCATGTCTACAAGTTGGACAGGAACATAAACACACATACTTACCCTTAGAAGTATGTAATATTGTGCCTGGCCAAAGATGTATAAAGAAACTGACTGACATGCAGACATCCACCATGATTAAGGCCACAGCTCGTTCAGCTCCTGACAG AGAGCGTGAGATTAACAATTTGGTTCGACGTGCGAACTTCAACACAGACCTTTACGTGAAAGAGTTTGGTCTGACAATATCGAATAACATGATGGAAGTAAGAGGGCGTGTCTTGCCCTCGCCCAAATTGCAATATGGAGGGCGTGTGTCATCTCTGGGAGGACAA CAAGCATTGCCCAACCAAGGTGTTTGGGATATGCGAGGCAAACAGTTCTTTATGGGTGTCGAGATACGGGTCTGGGCGATTGCTTGTTTCGCCCCGCAGAGAACTGTGCGTGAGGATGCACttaa GAACTTCACTCAACAGCTACAGAGGATATCGAATGACGCAGGAATGCCCATAATAGGTCAACCGTGTTTCTGCAAGTACGCAACGGGTCCTGACCAAGTGGAACCAATGTTTAAATACCTTAAGTCGACATTTGTTCAGTTACAGCTGGTGGTTGTAGTGTTGCCAGGCAAAACACCTGTTTACG CCGAAGTGAAGCGAGTCGGTGATACAGTACTGGGCATGGCCACTCAATGCGTTCAGGCTAAGAACGTGAACAAAACCTCTCCACAGACATTAAGCAATCTTTGTCTGAAGATCAACGTTAAACTTGGTGGCATAAACTCCATATTAGTGCCTTCCATACGTCCtaaa GTATTCAACGAGCCGGTAATATTCCTTGGGGTAGATGTGACACATCCACCGGCCGGTGATAATAAGAAGCCGTCCATTGCGGCAGTAGTCGGTTCAATGGACGCGCATCCCTCGAGATACGCGGCAACTGTGAGAGTGCAACAACACAg TGAGAATGACAGGCAGGAAATCGTACACGAGCTTAGCAGTATGGTACAAGAGTTGCTGTTGATGTTTTACAAGAGCACCGGTGGGTTCAAGCCTCATAGGATCATTATGTACCGAGACGGGATATCTGAGGGACAATTCATACATGTTCTGCAGCATGAGCTCACGGCTGTGAGGGAGGCTTGTATCAAG CTGGAGGCGGAATATAAGCCTGGTATCACATTCATAGTCGTACAGAAGCGTCACCATACGCGTCTGTTTTGTGCGGATAAGCGAGAGCAGTCCGGCAAATCCGGAAACATTCCGGCCGGAACTACCGTCGACCTGGGCATCACACACCCGACTGAGTTCGACTTTTATCTATGCAGTCACCAGGGCATACAG GGTACATCGCGTCCATCCCACTACCACGTGCTATGGGACGATAACCACTTCGGTTCTGACGAGCTGCAATGCCTGACGTACCAATTGTGCCACACGTACGTGCGTTGTACGCGCTCTGTTTCAATCCCTGCGCCCGCGTACTACGCTCACCTCGTCGCCTTCCGCGCCCGATACCACTTGGTCGAGAAGGAACACGATTCTGGCGAAGGCAGCCACCAATCCGCCTGTAGCGAGGATAGGACCCCCGGAGCCATGGCGAGAGCTATCACCGTACACGCAGCCACCAAAAAGGTCATGTACTTCGCTTAG
- the LOC125055228 gene encoding protein argonaute-2 isoform X2, which translates to MYPVGQPPAGEASAGAVGVTGVASATPGATATSPGAVSVAATTGAVPAGVATATGGLSLVSPVAPTPDMPDVLTCPRRPNLGHEGRPIMLRANHFQISMPRGFVHHYDVNIQPDKCPRKVNRDIVDTMVHCYNKIFGTLKPVFDGRNNLYTRDPLPIGNDRVELEVILPGEGKDRVFRVTIKWVAQVSLFALEEALEGRTRQIPYDAILALDVVMRHLPSMMYTPVGRSFFSSPEGYYHPLGGGREVWFGFHQSVRPSQWKMMLNIDVSATAFYKAQPVIEFMCEVLDIRDINDQRKPLTDSQRVKFTKEIKGLKIEITHCGTMKRKYRVCNVTRRPAQMQSFPLQLENGQTVECTVAKYFLDKYKMKLRYPHLPCLQVGQEHKHTYLPLEVCNIVPGQRCIKKLTDMQTSTMIKATARSAPDREREINNLVRRANFNTDLYVKEFGLTISNNMMEVRGRVLPSPKLQYGGRVSSLGGQQALPNQGVWDMRGKQFFMGVEIRVWAIACFAPQRTVREDALKNFTQQLQRISNDAGMPIIGQPCFCKYATGPDQVEPMFKYLKSTFVQLQLVVVVLPGKTPVYAEVKRVGDTVLGMATQCVQAKNVNKTSPQTLSNLCLKINVKLGGINSILVPSIRPKVFNEPVIFLGVDVTHPPAGDNKKPSIAAVVGSMDAHPSRYAATVRVQQHRQEIVHELSSMVQELLLMFYKSTGGFKPHRIIMYRDGISEGQFIHVLQHELTAVREACIKLEAEYKPGITFIVVQKRHHTRLFCADKREQSGKSGNIPAGTTVDLGITHPTEFDFYLCSHQGIQGTSRPSHYHVLWDDNHFGSDELQCLTYQLCHTYVRCTRSVSIPAPAYYAHLVAFRARYHLVEKEHDSGEGSHQSACSEDRTPGAMARAITVHAATKKVMYFA; encoded by the exons ATGTACCCCGTTGGTCAAC CTCCAGCGGGGGAGGCGAGTGCAGGGGCGGTAGGAGTTACAGGTGTTGCGAGTGCTACACCTGGAGCAACTGCGACAAGTCCTGGTGCTGTCAGCGTAGCTGCTACAACTGGAGCGGTTCCTGCTGGCGTGGCCACGGCGACTGGAGGCTTATCACTCGTTTCGCCTGTCGCCCCTACACCAGACATGCCAGATGTTCTTACCTGTCCACGGCGACCTAACTTGGGTCATGAAGGCCGTCCTATTATGCTTCGTGCCAATCATTTTCAAATATCCATGCCTAGAGGATTTGTACATCACTATGATGTAAATATTCAACCAGATAAATGTCCAAGAAAG gtCAATAGAGACATTGTTGACACTATGGtacattgttataataaaatatttggtaCTTTAAAACCAGTTTTTGATGGtagaaacaatttatacacAAGAGATCCTCTGCCAATTGGTAATGATAGAGTTGAATTAGAAGTCATTTTACCAGGAGAAGGTAAAGATAGAGTGTTTCGAGTGACTATTAAATGGGTTGCGCAG GTGTCATTATTTGCATTAGAAGAGGCACTAGAAGGTCGGACAAGACAGATACCTTATGATGCAATTCTTGCTTTGGATGTTGTGATGAGGCATTTACCCTCCATGATGTATACACCAGTGGGAAGATCATTTTTTTCATCACCAGAAGGATACTATCATCCACTTGGTGGAGGTCGTGAAGTATGGTTTGGTTTCCACCAGTCTGTTAGACCCAGTCAATGGAAAATGATGTTGAACATTGATG TGTCGGCAACTGCATTTTACAAAGCTCAGCCAGTTATAGAATTTATGTGTGAAGTGTTGGATATAAGAGATATTAATGACCAAAGAAAACCACTGACAGACTCTCAAAGAGTTAAgtttacaaaagaaataaaaggccTCAAAATTGAAATTACTCATTGTGGTACAATGAAACGAAAGTACAGAGTTTGTAATGTGACAAGAAGACCTGCTCAAATGCAATC ATTTCCATTACAATTAGAAAATGGACAAACAGTAGAATGTACTGTAGCTAAATACTTcctagataaatataaaatgaagcTAAGATACCCACATTTGCCATGTCTACAAGTTGGACAGGAACATAAACACACATACTTACCCTTAGAAGTATGTAATATTGTGCCTGGCCAAAGATGTATAAAGAAACTGACTGACATGCAGACATCCACCATGATTAAGGCCACAGCTCGTTCAGCTCCTGACAG AGAGCGTGAGATTAACAATTTGGTTCGACGTGCGAACTTCAACACAGACCTTTACGTGAAAGAGTTTGGTCTGACAATATCGAATAACATGATGGAAGTAAGAGGGCGTGTCTTGCCCTCGCCCAAATTGCAATATGGAGGGCGTGTGTCATCTCTGGGAGGACAA CAAGCATTGCCCAACCAAGGTGTTTGGGATATGCGAGGCAAACAGTTCTTTATGGGTGTCGAGATACGGGTCTGGGCGATTGCTTGTTTCGCCCCGCAGAGAACTGTGCGTGAGGATGCACttaa GAACTTCACTCAACAGCTACAGAGGATATCGAATGACGCAGGAATGCCCATAATAGGTCAACCGTGTTTCTGCAAGTACGCAACGGGTCCTGACCAAGTGGAACCAATGTTTAAATACCTTAAGTCGACATTTGTTCAGTTACAGCTGGTGGTTGTAGTGTTGCCAGGCAAAACACCTGTTTACG CCGAAGTGAAGCGAGTCGGTGATACAGTACTGGGCATGGCCACTCAATGCGTTCAGGCTAAGAACGTGAACAAAACCTCTCCACAGACATTAAGCAATCTTTGTCTGAAGATCAACGTTAAACTTGGTGGCATAAACTCCATATTAGTGCCTTCCATACGTCCtaaa GTATTCAACGAGCCGGTAATATTCCTTGGGGTAGATGTGACACATCCACCGGCCGGTGATAATAAGAAGCCGTCCATTGCGGCAGTAGTCGGTTCAATGGACGCGCATCCCTCGAGATACGCGGCAACTGTGAGAGTGCAACAACACAg GCAGGAAATCGTACACGAGCTTAGCAGTATGGTACAAGAGTTGCTGTTGATGTTTTACAAGAGCACCGGTGGGTTCAAGCCTCATAGGATCATTATGTACCGAGACGGGATATCTGAGGGACAATTCATACATGTTCTGCAGCATGAGCTCACGGCTGTGAGGGAGGCTTGTATCAAG CTGGAGGCGGAATATAAGCCTGGTATCACATTCATAGTCGTACAGAAGCGTCACCATACGCGTCTGTTTTGTGCGGATAAGCGAGAGCAGTCCGGCAAATCCGGAAACATTCCGGCCGGAACTACCGTCGACCTGGGCATCACACACCCGACTGAGTTCGACTTTTATCTATGCAGTCACCAGGGCATACAG GGTACATCGCGTCCATCCCACTACCACGTGCTATGGGACGATAACCACTTCGGTTCTGACGAGCTGCAATGCCTGACGTACCAATTGTGCCACACGTACGTGCGTTGTACGCGCTCTGTTTCAATCCCTGCGCCCGCGTACTACGCTCACCTCGTCGCCTTCCGCGCCCGATACCACTTGGTCGAGAAGGAACACGATTCTGGCGAAGGCAGCCACCAATCCGCCTGTAGCGAGGATAGGACCCCCGGAGCCATGGCGAGAGCTATCACCGTACACGCAGCCACCAAAAAGGTCATGTACTTCGCTTAG
- the LOC125055228 gene encoding protein argonaute-2 isoform X3 yields MPDVLTCPRRPNLGHEGRPIMLRANHFQISMPRGFVHHYDVNIQPDKCPRKVNRDIVDTMVHCYNKIFGTLKPVFDGRNNLYTRDPLPIGNDRVELEVILPGEGKDRVFRVTIKWVAQVSLFALEEALEGRTRQIPYDAILALDVVMRHLPSMMYTPVGRSFFSSPEGYYHPLGGGREVWFGFHQSVRPSQWKMMLNIDVSATAFYKAQPVIEFMCEVLDIRDINDQRKPLTDSQRVKFTKEIKGLKIEITHCGTMKRKYRVCNVTRRPAQMQSFPLQLENGQTVECTVAKYFLDKYKMKLRYPHLPCLQVGQEHKHTYLPLEVCNIVPGQRCIKKLTDMQTSTMIKATARSAPDREREINNLVRRANFNTDLYVKEFGLTISNNMMEVRGRVLPSPKLQYGGRVSSLGGQQALPNQGVWDMRGKQFFMGVEIRVWAIACFAPQRTVREDALKNFTQQLQRISNDAGMPIIGQPCFCKYATGPDQVEPMFKYLKSTFVQLQLVVVVLPGKTPVYAEVKRVGDTVLGMATQCVQAKNVNKTSPQTLSNLCLKINVKLGGINSILVPSIRPKVFNEPVIFLGVDVTHPPAGDNKKPSIAAVVGSMDAHPSRYAATVRVQQHSENDRQEIVHELSSMVQELLLMFYKSTGGFKPHRIIMYRDGISEGQFIHVLQHELTAVREACIKLEAEYKPGITFIVVQKRHHTRLFCADKREQSGKSGNIPAGTTVDLGITHPTEFDFYLCSHQGIQGTSRPSHYHVLWDDNHFGSDELQCLTYQLCHTYVRCTRSVSIPAPAYYAHLVAFRARYHLVEKEHDSGEGSHQSACSEDRTPGAMARAITVHAATKKVMYFA; encoded by the exons ATGCCAGATGTTCTTACCTGTCCACGGCGACCTAACTTGGGTCATGAAGGCCGTCCTATTATGCTTCGTGCCAATCATTTTCAAATATCCATGCCTAGAGGATTTGTACATCACTATGATGTAAATATTCAACCAGATAAATGTCCAAGAAAG gtCAATAGAGACATTGTTGACACTATGGtacattgttataataaaatatttggtaCTTTAAAACCAGTTTTTGATGGtagaaacaatttatacacAAGAGATCCTCTGCCAATTGGTAATGATAGAGTTGAATTAGAAGTCATTTTACCAGGAGAAGGTAAAGATAGAGTGTTTCGAGTGACTATTAAATGGGTTGCGCAG GTGTCATTATTTGCATTAGAAGAGGCACTAGAAGGTCGGACAAGACAGATACCTTATGATGCAATTCTTGCTTTGGATGTTGTGATGAGGCATTTACCCTCCATGATGTATACACCAGTGGGAAGATCATTTTTTTCATCACCAGAAGGATACTATCATCCACTTGGTGGAGGTCGTGAAGTATGGTTTGGTTTCCACCAGTCTGTTAGACCCAGTCAATGGAAAATGATGTTGAACATTGATG TGTCGGCAACTGCATTTTACAAAGCTCAGCCAGTTATAGAATTTATGTGTGAAGTGTTGGATATAAGAGATATTAATGACCAAAGAAAACCACTGACAGACTCTCAAAGAGTTAAgtttacaaaagaaataaaaggccTCAAAATTGAAATTACTCATTGTGGTACAATGAAACGAAAGTACAGAGTTTGTAATGTGACAAGAAGACCTGCTCAAATGCAATC ATTTCCATTACAATTAGAAAATGGACAAACAGTAGAATGTACTGTAGCTAAATACTTcctagataaatataaaatgaagcTAAGATACCCACATTTGCCATGTCTACAAGTTGGACAGGAACATAAACACACATACTTACCCTTAGAAGTATGTAATATTGTGCCTGGCCAAAGATGTATAAAGAAACTGACTGACATGCAGACATCCACCATGATTAAGGCCACAGCTCGTTCAGCTCCTGACAG AGAGCGTGAGATTAACAATTTGGTTCGACGTGCGAACTTCAACACAGACCTTTACGTGAAAGAGTTTGGTCTGACAATATCGAATAACATGATGGAAGTAAGAGGGCGTGTCTTGCCCTCGCCCAAATTGCAATATGGAGGGCGTGTGTCATCTCTGGGAGGACAA CAAGCATTGCCCAACCAAGGTGTTTGGGATATGCGAGGCAAACAGTTCTTTATGGGTGTCGAGATACGGGTCTGGGCGATTGCTTGTTTCGCCCCGCAGAGAACTGTGCGTGAGGATGCACttaa GAACTTCACTCAACAGCTACAGAGGATATCGAATGACGCAGGAATGCCCATAATAGGTCAACCGTGTTTCTGCAAGTACGCAACGGGTCCTGACCAAGTGGAACCAATGTTTAAATACCTTAAGTCGACATTTGTTCAGTTACAGCTGGTGGTTGTAGTGTTGCCAGGCAAAACACCTGTTTACG CCGAAGTGAAGCGAGTCGGTGATACAGTACTGGGCATGGCCACTCAATGCGTTCAGGCTAAGAACGTGAACAAAACCTCTCCACAGACATTAAGCAATCTTTGTCTGAAGATCAACGTTAAACTTGGTGGCATAAACTCCATATTAGTGCCTTCCATACGTCCtaaa GTATTCAACGAGCCGGTAATATTCCTTGGGGTAGATGTGACACATCCACCGGCCGGTGATAATAAGAAGCCGTCCATTGCGGCAGTAGTCGGTTCAATGGACGCGCATCCCTCGAGATACGCGGCAACTGTGAGAGTGCAACAACACAg TGAGAATGACAGGCAGGAAATCGTACACGAGCTTAGCAGTATGGTACAAGAGTTGCTGTTGATGTTTTACAAGAGCACCGGTGGGTTCAAGCCTCATAGGATCATTATGTACCGAGACGGGATATCTGAGGGACAATTCATACATGTTCTGCAGCATGAGCTCACGGCTGTGAGGGAGGCTTGTATCAAG CTGGAGGCGGAATATAAGCCTGGTATCACATTCATAGTCGTACAGAAGCGTCACCATACGCGTCTGTTTTGTGCGGATAAGCGAGAGCAGTCCGGCAAATCCGGAAACATTCCGGCCGGAACTACCGTCGACCTGGGCATCACACACCCGACTGAGTTCGACTTTTATCTATGCAGTCACCAGGGCATACAG GGTACATCGCGTCCATCCCACTACCACGTGCTATGGGACGATAACCACTTCGGTTCTGACGAGCTGCAATGCCTGACGTACCAATTGTGCCACACGTACGTGCGTTGTACGCGCTCTGTTTCAATCCCTGCGCCCGCGTACTACGCTCACCTCGTCGCCTTCCGCGCCCGATACCACTTGGTCGAGAAGGAACACGATTCTGGCGAAGGCAGCCACCAATCCGCCTGTAGCGAGGATAGGACCCCCGGAGCCATGGCGAGAGCTATCACCGTACACGCAGCCACCAAAAAGGTCATGTACTTCGCTTAG